The following are encoded together in the Anaerolineae bacterium genome:
- a CDS encoding TetR/AcrR family transcriptional regulator, whose amino-acid sequence MTPRADISEERRTQIIQAARACFARQGYHRTTMDDIVRESGLSKGTLYWYFSSKEELFLAILDAWWRDLAQAIQKPASDAASTVERLTAWVDALTRFIQAGLDRVRLIMEFWAEVHRSHEIERKLGQIYRERARLLADIIQQGVDRGEFRTVDPYTTAQTFLAAYDGLLLQQVLLPDRFSWDEVNRLVIDTLLHGLLAYRPGGRDAVVF is encoded by the coding sequence GTGACACCTAGAGCAGATATCTCCGAGGAAAGACGGACGCAGATTATCCAGGCAGCTAGGGCCTGTTTCGCCCGTCAGGGCTACCACCGAACCACCATGGATGATATTGTCCGCGAGAGTGGGCTGAGCAAGGGCACGCTGTACTGGTACTTCTCGAGCAAAGAGGAGCTCTTCTTGGCCATTCTGGACGCCTGGTGGCGTGATCTGGCCCAGGCGATCCAAAAGCCCGCCTCTGATGCAGCTTCCACGGTGGAACGGCTGACCGCCTGGGTCGACGCGTTGACCCGCTTCATCCAAGCTGGCCTGGATCGGGTGCGGCTGATCATGGAGTTTTGGGCGGAGGTGCATCGCTCGCACGAGATCGAGCGAAAGTTGGGGCAGATCTACCGGGAACGCGCTCGCTTGCTCGCCGACATTATCCAGCAAGGCGTGGATCGAGGGGAGTTTCGGACGGTGGATCCTTACACGACGGCTCAGACGTTCCTGGCCGCGTACGACGGTTTGTTGCTCCAGCAAGTGCTGCTGCCTGATCGCTTCTCGTGGGACGAGGTGAACCGGCTGGTCATAGATACGCTGCTGCACGGCTTACTGGCGTATCGGCCAGGAGGTCGGGATGCCGTCGTATTTTGA
- a CDS encoding ABC transporter ATP-binding protein, whose translation MPSYFDASIRAEGLEKRFKDKVAVAQLDLEIRRGEIFGLIGPDGAGKTTTIRLLAAVMHPSAGRAWVEGLDIVTQAEALRHIIGYMPQRFSLYGDLSVRENLDFFADVFHVRGRERQERIERLLAFARLGEFQSRRAAHLSGGMQKKLALACALIHRPRVLFLDEPTTGVDPISRREFWDLLSELHLQGVTLFVSTPYMDEAERCTRIGLMHQGRLIELGDPTQIRQLVPGELLAIWTADARRARRAVELLEGVLETQMYGDLLHVFVDNCARRRPAIEAALHQAGVAVFDLRPSQPRIEEAFIWLIRHRREEPEASKASHD comes from the coding sequence ATGCCGTCGTATTTTGACGCATCCATCCGGGCAGAGGGCCTGGAGAAACGGTTCAAGGACAAGGTAGCGGTCGCCCAGCTCGACTTGGAGATCCGGCGCGGCGAGATCTTCGGCCTGATCGGACCGGACGGCGCGGGCAAGACCACTACGATCCGTCTCCTAGCGGCAGTCATGCATCCCTCTGCCGGCCGGGCCTGGGTCGAAGGGCTGGACATTGTCACGCAGGCCGAGGCGCTGCGCCATATCATCGGCTATATGCCCCAGCGCTTCAGCCTCTACGGCGATCTCTCGGTGCGCGAGAACCTGGATTTCTTCGCTGATGTCTTTCACGTGCGCGGCCGGGAGCGCCAGGAGCGGATCGAGCGGCTCCTCGCATTTGCGCGCCTAGGTGAATTTCAGAGCCGTCGCGCCGCGCATCTCTCCGGCGGCATGCAAAAAAAGCTAGCCCTGGCTTGCGCCTTGATTCATCGGCCACGCGTGCTCTTCCTGGACGAGCCCACCACTGGCGTGGACCCCATCTCACGCCGAGAGTTTTGGGACCTTCTGTCCGAGCTGCATCTGCAGGGCGTGACGCTGTTCGTAAGCACGCCCTACATGGATGAGGCCGAGCGGTGCACCCGCATCGGGCTGATGCATCAGGGACGACTCATCGAGTTGGGCGATCCTACGCAGATCCGCCAGCTAGTGCCCGGTGAGTTGCTGGCTATCTGGACCGCCGATGCCCGGCGGGCTAGGCGGGCAGTCGAGCTGTTGGAGGGGGTGTTGGAAACGCAGATGTATGGGGACCTCCTTCATGTATTCGTGGACAACTGCGCTCGGCGGCGGCCGGCCATCGAGGCAGCTTTGCATCAGGCCGGGGTGGCGGTTTTCGATCTGCGTCCCAGCCAACCCCGCATTGAGGAGGCGTTCATCTGGCTGATCCGACATCGGCGGGAGGAGCCGGAGGCGAGCAAAGCCTCACATGACTAA
- a CDS encoding ABC transporter ATP-binding protein, which translates to MQAIVVERLTKRFGSFVAVNGISFVVREGEIFGFLGPNGSGKTTTIRMLLGLLRPSSGRALVLSYDVAREASKIRRQAGYMSQRFSLYDDLTVEENLNFYGGTYGLQGRQLKERKRFVLEMAGLVGRERELTRHLAGGWKQRLALGAAILHQPRILFLDEPTAGVDPLSRRQFWELLYQLAEGGTTIFVTTHYMDEAEHCHRLAFMHRGNLVAQGTPAEIKTQQMRAQVMEIECMPSDAALSVLRSLNSFDEVALYGTRIHVIAPEVAQMEAVIRQALSQAGVHIAEMMLIPPSLEDVFISRIR; encoded by the coding sequence ATGCAGGCAATTGTGGTGGAACGGCTGACGAAGCGATTCGGCTCGTTCGTCGCAGTGAACGGGATCAGCTTCGTCGTGCGTGAGGGGGAGATCTTCGGCTTCCTAGGTCCCAACGGCTCGGGCAAGACGACGACCATCCGCATGTTGCTGGGGCTGCTACGGCCTTCGTCCGGCCGCGCCCTGGTCCTGAGCTACGATGTCGCCCGGGAGGCGAGCAAGATCCGCCGACAGGCAGGATACATGTCCCAGCGTTTCAGCCTGTACGACGATCTCACCGTGGAGGAGAACCTCAATTTCTACGGCGGAACCTATGGCCTTCAGGGGCGCCAGCTTAAGGAGCGTAAGCGTTTCGTGCTAGAGATGGCAGGTCTGGTGGGACGCGAGCGTGAGCTGACGCGTCATCTGGCTGGCGGCTGGAAGCAACGCCTAGCGCTGGGGGCAGCCATCTTGCACCAGCCACGCATCCTGTTCCTAGATGAGCCAACGGCCGGCGTGGATCCGCTTTCCCGCCGTCAGTTCTGGGAGCTGCTCTACCAGTTGGCCGAAGGGGGCACCACCATTTTCGTCACCACCCATTACATGGATGAGGCAGAACACTGCCATCGCCTGGCCTTCATGCATCGTGGCAATCTGGTCGCCCAGGGCACACCAGCCGAGATCAAAACCCAGCAGATGCGAGCCCAGGTGATGGAGATCGAGTGTATGCCCTCGGATGCAGCGCTCTCCGTCCTGCGCAGCCTGAACAGCTTCGACGAGGTCGCGCTGTACGGCACACGCATTCACGTGATCGCGCCAGAGGTGGCCCAGATGGAGGCCGTGATCCGACAAGCTTTATCCCAGGCGGGCGTGCATATCGCCGAGATGATGTTGATCCCACCTTCGTTGGAGGATGTCTTCATCTCGCGCATTCGCTGA
- a CDS encoding efflux RND transporter periplasmic adaptor subunit, with the protein MVKRIAIAVALAVIVGIAIWQGYVLAQRQPQTVQQIAADLELMASQDVGRLIVSGIIEAHQVDVAPEVGGTIVELTVREGDAVEEGQLLARLDTALIDAQLAQAEAAVAVAQAHLDLAMAGAREVDVHQAEAAVRVAEAARDAAYQAWQDAQALLDNPQDLEVQLLAAQTEVAIAEKQVLAAAAQARALDEEHAMWGRTVEYLASGFDVSVQTPLGPKSFHVEPGTDKIQAANLQWNLSGQQAWEAWQAVEQAKADLMAAQARLRHLEAKRADLTELKIRVDAAKAAFHEAEAQLEQAKAALEHVREGATPEQVELARARVRQAESARDRLISQRAKFTLHAPRSGIVVTRPVHRGEVVTPGTLLLKIADLDQVTLTVYVPEDKIGHVRLGDAVAVSVDSFPGRTFSGRVTYIADRAEFTPNNVQTPEERINMVFAVKITLPNPSHDLKPGMPADADFGPIGG; encoded by the coding sequence ATGGTTAAACGAATCGCGATCGCAGTGGCCTTGGCAGTGATCGTCGGGATAGCCATCTGGCAGGGATATGTCCTTGCCCAGCGTCAGCCTCAGACAGTCCAACAGATCGCGGCTGATCTTGAGCTCATGGCGAGTCAGGACGTGGGACGTCTGATCGTGTCAGGGATCATCGAGGCACACCAAGTGGACGTTGCGCCGGAAGTGGGGGGTACCATCGTTGAACTGACCGTGCGCGAGGGCGATGCCGTCGAGGAAGGGCAGCTTTTGGCGCGGCTTGACACAGCCCTCATTGATGCGCAACTGGCACAGGCGGAGGCTGCCGTCGCCGTGGCCCAGGCTCACCTCGACCTGGCGATGGCCGGCGCCCGCGAGGTGGATGTGCACCAGGCGGAAGCGGCAGTACGCGTGGCAGAAGCCGCGCGCGACGCAGCGTATCAAGCATGGCAGGATGCCCAAGCCCTCCTCGATAACCCACAGGATCTGGAAGTACAATTACTCGCCGCGCAAACGGAAGTGGCCATTGCTGAGAAACAGGTGTTGGCAGCCGCGGCGCAGGCCCGTGCCCTGGATGAGGAACACGCGATGTGGGGACGCACAGTCGAGTACCTGGCGAGCGGGTTCGATGTCTCAGTACAGACGCCGCTCGGCCCAAAGAGCTTCCACGTCGAGCCGGGCACCGATAAGATCCAGGCTGCAAATCTGCAGTGGAACCTCTCTGGGCAGCAGGCATGGGAGGCGTGGCAGGCAGTGGAGCAGGCGAAGGCAGACCTGATGGCTGCTCAGGCTCGCCTGCGCCACCTGGAAGCCAAGCGAGCTGACCTAACGGAGTTGAAGATCCGAGTGGATGCCGCGAAGGCCGCCTTTCATGAGGCCGAGGCCCAACTCGAACAGGCCAAAGCCGCGCTGGAGCACGTGCGCGAGGGCGCCACGCCAGAACAGGTCGAGCTCGCCCGGGCGCGCGTCCGCCAGGCGGAATCGGCTCGCGATCGCCTGATCAGCCAGCGCGCCAAGTTCACCCTGCACGCGCCTCGTTCAGGTATCGTGGTGACACGGCCGGTCCATCGCGGTGAGGTGGTAACGCCCGGCACCTTACTGCTTAAAATCGCCGATCTCGACCAGGTCACGCTGACCGTTTACGTGCCTGAGGACAAGATCGGCCATGTCCGGCTGGGCGATGCGGTGGCCGTTTCGGTGGATTCCTTCCCAGGCCGCACGTTTTCTGGCCGGGTGACATACATCGCTGATCGAGCGGAGTTCACGCCGAATAACGTGCAGACGCCGGAGGAGCGCATCAATATGGTCTTCGCCGTGAAGATCACGCTGCCGAATCCTAGCCATGACCTGAAGCCGGGCATGCCGGCCGATGCTGATTTCGGACCCATCGGAGGGTGA
- a CDS encoding efflux RND transporter periplasmic adaptor subunit yields MSFRKLRHRHWAWVVIGIFVISGVGVLGPWRTLAAPRPREVITASGTIEAEEIRISSETGGRIVQVAVDEGDAVKAGQLLVQLDDSLWIAQVSEAEAALAAARAALAEVKAGPRPSEIAAARAEVARAEAELAGARAAYQHAQALLKTPHDLNAQIDDAQARIAQAQAQIGQAQARYGAAQALRDATTGGTDYDKTKRKVYELQMAAAQAAIEAAQEAQKGAEAILAALQEVRQNPLSLIAEVHRAEGQVKVAEANLALAQAKLEALLAGPQPEKVRAAEAEVQQAEATLRLVQVQRERLALRSPITGLVTSRLVDPGELAAPGAVLMTVADLDQVTLRIFVPTDRIGYVHLGQKAIVTVNSFRDRKFEGRVVYIADRAEFTPRNVQTQEERVQTVFAVKLQLDNPEHLLKPGMPADATLVD; encoded by the coding sequence ATGAGCTTCAGGAAGCTTCGACATCGCCATTGGGCATGGGTGGTGATCGGCATATTCGTCATAAGTGGTGTGGGAGTATTGGGGCCTTGGCGTACCCTGGCCGCCCCCCGACCGCGCGAGGTCATCACGGCATCAGGCACTATCGAAGCCGAGGAGATTAGGATCAGCTCGGAGACGGGTGGGCGTATCGTCCAGGTCGCCGTAGACGAGGGTGACGCGGTGAAGGCAGGGCAGTTGCTGGTTCAACTGGACGACTCGCTCTGGATCGCGCAGGTGAGCGAGGCGGAGGCGGCTCTGGCGGCGGCCCGCGCGGCGCTGGCTGAGGTCAAAGCAGGGCCTCGGCCCTCGGAGATCGCTGCGGCAAGGGCTGAGGTTGCCCGCGCCGAAGCCGAACTGGCAGGAGCGCGAGCGGCCTATCAACACGCTCAGGCGTTGCTGAAAACCCCGCATGATCTCAATGCGCAGATAGACGATGCTCAGGCACGCATCGCCCAAGCGCAGGCGCAGATCGGGCAGGCGCAGGCACGTTATGGGGCCGCTCAAGCCCTCCGTGACGCCACCACTGGCGGGACGGATTACGATAAAACCAAACGAAAGGTCTACGAGCTGCAGATGGCAGCGGCGCAGGCCGCCATCGAGGCTGCGCAGGAAGCCCAAAAGGGTGCAGAGGCCATCCTGGCAGCTTTGCAGGAGGTCCGCCAAAACCCACTTTCGCTGATCGCTGAGGTACATCGGGCAGAAGGACAGGTCAAAGTGGCGGAAGCAAACCTGGCGCTGGCCCAGGCAAAGCTAGAAGCGCTGTTAGCTGGCCCGCAGCCGGAGAAGGTGAGGGCGGCAGAAGCGGAGGTACAGCAGGCGGAGGCCACGCTTCGTCTGGTGCAGGTTCAGCGAGAGCGACTAGCTTTACGCAGTCCCATCACAGGACTGGTGACCAGCCGGCTGGTGGACCCGGGCGAGCTGGCCGCGCCGGGGGCCGTGTTGATGACCGTGGCAGACCTAGATCAGGTCACCCTGCGGATCTTTGTCCCCACTGATCGCATCGGCTACGTGCATCTGGGGCAGAAGGCGATTGTGACGGTGAACTCCTTTCGCGACCGTAAGTTCGAGGGCCGAGTGGTCTACATCGCTGACCGCGCCGAGTTCACCCCCAGAAACGTGCAAACACAAGAAGAACGTGTGCAGACGGTGTTCGCCGTTAAGCTGCAACTGGACAACCCGGAGCATCTGCTAAAGCCGGGGATGCCCGCGGACGCCACTTTGGTGGACTAG
- the cytX gene encoding putative hydroxymethylpyrimidine transporter CytX: MVYGKRHPSGWRFLCLEGRWLTTEQAQARRSSWPRIQAPPEWGIQPVPQDARTLRFIDLFVLWSSLGVGLLVLEAGALLVPGLSLGQALLAIGIGTLVGNLLLALTGVAGSDHAIPTMVLLRPVLGRRGSYLPSVLNLAQLIGWTAFELWVIALAANRVSQALFGFSGYGFWLVVFAIWCVLLAMGGPLVVVRQWLEKFGVWLVYGVTAWMTFYLFTRYDVLGLLQRPGTGEMPFWLAVDLVVAMPISWMPLVADYTRFARRSGPAFWGTYLGYFLANVWFYGLGALFVLTVEMAELTPEHLITAIMAITGGVVALLVILVDETDNAFADIYSAAVTIQNVFPQVSQRLLVALIGAIGLILAAFLTMSRYFEFLLLIGSVFVPLFGIFAADYFVLRQRRLAVEELYQGAEAPAAPTGQLYGHRGGVNWVAVLAWAVGIAVYHIVARSLPWLGASIPGFVAAFLIYLALVRLGVPAWRAMASRAGG, from the coding sequence TTGGTTTATGGTAAGCGCCACCCTTCGGGGTGGCGCTTTTTATGTCTGGAAGGGAGGTGGCTTACGACGGAGCAAGCTCAGGCGCGGCGCTCGTCCTGGCCGCGTATCCAGGCGCCCCCTGAGTGGGGGATTCAACCTGTACCGCAGGATGCGCGCACGCTGCGGTTCATTGACTTGTTCGTCCTCTGGTCCAGCCTAGGGGTTGGGCTGCTGGTACTGGAGGCCGGCGCGCTGTTGGTGCCTGGCCTGAGCCTGGGCCAGGCTTTGCTGGCGATCGGCATCGGCACGTTGGTTGGGAACCTGCTGCTGGCCTTAACAGGGGTAGCGGGCAGCGATCATGCCATCCCCACCATGGTGCTGCTGCGCCCCGTCCTGGGCCGGCGTGGCTCGTATCTGCCCAGCGTGCTCAATCTGGCTCAGCTCATCGGCTGGACAGCCTTCGAGCTATGGGTGATCGCTCTGGCCGCGAATCGGGTCAGCCAGGCACTGTTCGGCTTCTCCGGCTACGGGTTCTGGCTGGTGGTCTTCGCCATCTGGTGCGTGCTGCTGGCAATGGGTGGGCCGCTGGTGGTGGTGCGTCAATGGCTGGAGAAGTTCGGCGTCTGGCTAGTGTATGGCGTCACTGCCTGGATGACCTTCTACTTGTTCACCCGTTACGATGTGCTGGGCTTGCTCCAGCGCCCTGGCACGGGGGAGATGCCTTTCTGGTTGGCTGTGGACCTGGTAGTCGCCATGCCCATCTCTTGGATGCCGTTGGTGGCCGACTATACCCGTTTTGCCCGTCGCTCAGGGCCGGCCTTCTGGGGCACTTATCTGGGCTATTTTCTGGCCAATGTCTGGTTTTACGGGTTAGGGGCGCTGTTCGTCCTGACGGTCGAGATGGCCGAGCTCACACCCGAGCACTTGATCACAGCCATCATGGCGATCACAGGCGGGGTGGTCGCCCTGTTGGTGATCCTGGTGGACGAGACGGACAACGCCTTCGCCGACATCTATTCGGCTGCCGTGACCATCCAGAACGTCTTTCCACAGGTGAGCCAGCGGCTGTTGGTGGCGCTGATCGGCGCTATCGGCCTGATCCTAGCCGCTTTTCTCACCATGAGCCGCTACTTCGAGTTCCTGTTGCTCATCGGCTCGGTATTCGTGCCGCTGTTCGGCATCTTCGCCGCGGATTACTTCGTACTGCGACAACGCCGGCTAGCGGTGGAGGAGCTATACCAAGGAGCGGAGGCGCCGGCGGCCCCAACGGGACAGCTCTATGGGCATCGGGGCGGGGTGAACTGGGTGGCGGTATTGGCTTGGGCGGTGGGGATCGCCGTATACCACATCGTGGCGCGATCGCTGCCATGGCTGGGCGCATCCATTCCCGGCTTCGTCGCCGCTTTCCTGATCTACCTGGCCCTGGTCCGACTAGGCGTGCCCGCATGGAGGGCAATGGCCTCGCGCGCGGGAGGGTGA
- the thiE gene encoding thiamine phosphate synthase: MTRMDWSVYVITDRRTAGGRSVLDIVRAAIRGGATVVQLREKEASTRAIIELGQALLEITRAAGIPLIVNDRVDVALAIGAEGVHVGQDDMPAAMARQLIGPDRILGVSARTVEEAIRAEQDGADYLGAGDVFGTPTKPDAGPPIGVEGLRQIVRAVSIPVVAIGGVTPQNASAAIEAGAVGVAVISAVMGAPDPEAAARRLREVVEAHRGASRAM; the protein is encoded by the coding sequence ATGACGAGGATGGATTGGTCGGTTTATGTGATCACGGATCGGCGGACGGCAGGAGGCCGATCCGTGCTGGACATCGTGCGGGCGGCAATTCGAGGCGGGGCGACGGTGGTACAACTTCGGGAGAAGGAGGCCTCCACACGAGCGATCATCGAGCTGGGCCAGGCCCTGTTGGAGATCACCCGCGCCGCTGGCATTCCACTCATCGTCAACGACCGCGTGGATGTGGCGCTGGCCATCGGGGCAGAGGGAGTGCATGTCGGACAGGACGATATGCCGGCCGCAATGGCACGCCAGCTGATCGGCCCCGATCGCATTCTGGGGGTGTCGGCCAGGACGGTGGAAGAGGCGATCCGGGCTGAGCAAGATGGCGCCGACTATCTGGGCGCGGGGGACGTCTTCGGCACGCCAACCAAGCCGGATGCTGGTCCGCCCATCGGAGTAGAGGGGCTGCGGCAGATCGTTCGTGCCGTCTCGATCCCTGTGGTCGCCATCGGCGGAGTCACCCCTCAGAACGCCTCGGCCGCAATCGAGGCCGGCGCAGTGGGCGTGGCGGTCATCTCGGCCGTCATGGGCGCCCCAGACCCGGAGGCAGCGGCGAGGCGGCTGCGCGAGGTGGTGGAAGCCCATCGGGGCGCATCGCGCGCAATGTAG
- the thiM gene encoding hydroxyethylthiazole kinase, with the protein MTALNVQIAEALSRIRQEKPLIHHITNLVVMNDTANVTLHVGALPVMAHAIEEVAEMVGLAGALVLNPGTLTLDWVESMLAAGRRANERGVPIVLDPVGAGATTLRTQTNLRLLSELRIAVVRGNSGEIGALSGAGGVVKGVESVEGVRDPIAVAQALARERRTVVAITGKRDVISDGQRVLGVDNGHIWLTTITGTGCMATTMIAAFAAVERDYLLATAGGLACFGLAAELAAAQAHGPASFKLALFDQIYNLTPEQLAEGAHVVELEPAQV; encoded by the coding sequence ATGACTGCGTTAAACGTTCAGATCGCTGAGGCGCTTTCTCGGATCCGCCAGGAGAAGCCGTTGATCCATCATATCACCAACCTGGTGGTAATGAACGACACGGCGAACGTGACTTTGCACGTAGGGGCATTGCCGGTGATGGCTCATGCTATTGAAGAAGTGGCCGAGATGGTAGGATTGGCCGGCGCGCTGGTCCTCAACCCGGGCACGTTGACCCTGGATTGGGTGGAGTCCATGTTAGCCGCCGGACGACGGGCCAATGAGCGAGGGGTGCCCATCGTGCTTGATCCGGTGGGAGCCGGCGCAACCACGCTGCGCACGCAAACCAACCTGCGCCTGCTCAGCGAGCTTCGCATCGCTGTGGTGCGGGGGAACTCTGGGGAGATCGGCGCGCTGAGCGGCGCAGGTGGGGTCGTAAAGGGAGTAGAGAGCGTGGAGGGGGTCCGTGACCCTATCGCCGTAGCACAGGCTCTGGCTCGGGAACGGAGGACGGTGGTAGCGATCACAGGCAAGCGAGACGTGATCTCTGATGGCCAGCGCGTCCTGGGGGTGGACAATGGCCACATCTGGTTGACGACGATCACCGGGACGGGATGTATGGCGACGACGATGATCGCCGCCTTCGCCGCAGTGGAGCGAGATTACCTATTGGCGACGGCTGGGGGGCTGGCTTGTTTTGGCCTAGCGGCGGAGCTGGCCGCAGCCCAAGCTCATGGCCCTGCCAGCTTCAAACTAGCCCTTTTCGACCAGATTTACAACCTGACACCTGAGCAGTTGGCCGAAGGGGCTCACGTCGTCGAGCTAGAGCCGGCGCAAGTTTGA
- the thiL gene encoding thiamine-phosphate kinase, whose product MKVRDIGEFNLINRIARSLPAPRTGVIVGIGDDVAVLQNRDRYILATCDVQVEGVHFLREKILPYQLGRRAVAINVSDIAAMGGVPCYLLVSLMLPRETEVEFVDGLYEGMREECSRWGSEIVGGNMAHSPDRIIVDLFLLGEVEPERLLRRSGARVGDQVLVTGTLGDSAAGLALLLHPEATCPDLHREFALRRHLTPTPRLWEGRVISRSGLATAAIDVSDGLASDVGHICERSGVSVRLRADAIPISDAARAIAQALSADPLEWALFGGEDYELLFTAPADRAKDLARWVQQETGTPVSIIGEVVPADQGIALVHADGSAVPLWKGGWDHFRK is encoded by the coding sequence ATGAAAGTGCGCGATATCGGGGAGTTCAATCTTATTAACCGCATCGCCCGGTCGCTCCCGGCGCCGAGGACTGGGGTCATCGTCGGCATCGGGGACGACGTGGCTGTCCTGCAAAACCGTGATCGCTACATTCTGGCAACCTGCGACGTCCAGGTGGAAGGAGTCCATTTCCTGCGAGAAAAAATTCTCCCCTATCAGTTAGGCCGGAGGGCCGTCGCTATCAACGTCAGCGACATTGCGGCGATGGGCGGAGTCCCCTGCTACCTGCTGGTCTCCTTGATGCTCCCCAGAGAGACAGAGGTGGAGTTCGTGGACGGTCTTTACGAGGGGATGCGGGAGGAGTGCAGCCGCTGGGGGTCCGAGATCGTCGGTGGCAATATGGCCCACTCGCCAGACAGGATCATTGTGGACCTCTTCTTGCTAGGAGAGGTGGAGCCAGAGCGGCTACTGCGACGTTCCGGCGCGCGCGTGGGCGACCAGGTGCTGGTGACCGGGACACTAGGGGATTCCGCCGCGGGGTTGGCGCTGTTGCTTCACCCAGAGGCAACCTGTCCAGATCTCCATCGAGAGTTCGCCTTGCGCCGTCACCTCACACCGACGCCGCGCCTTTGGGAGGGGAGGGTCATTTCCCGCTCCGGCCTAGCGACTGCGGCGATAGACGTCAGCGACGGCCTTGCAAGCGACGTTGGCCACATCTGCGAGCGGAGTGGTGTCAGCGTCCGCCTCCGGGCCGATGCGATCCCTATCTCGGACGCCGCGCGGGCCATCGCGCAGGCCCTTAGCGCTGATCCGCTGGAGTGGGCCCTCTTTGGCGGGGAGGACTATGAATTACTCTTCACCGCCCCCGCCGACCGGGCGAAGGACCTCGCCCGGTGGGTACAGCAGGAAACGGGGACGCCCGTCTCCATTATCGGTGAGGTCGTTCCGGCGGACCAAGGGATTGCCCTGGTTCATGCGGATGGGTCCGCCGTTCCGCTCTGGAAGGGAGGGTGGGACCATTTCCGGAAATAA
- a CDS encoding sulfide-dependent adenosine diphosphate thiazole synthase, giving the protein MPIDDIQITEHIFRSYFDDLLAAVRSDVLIIGAGPAGLTAARYLARDGHRVVVLERSLAVGGGMWGGGTMFSRVVVHGEAARDILTEAGIRVVPQGDGYYVADAVESVSGLTLAAAHAGAKIFNCIAVEDLLVRHNRVEGVVIQWNPVLRAGLHMDPVTFQARAVVDATGHGAELVRLLEKRRVPLPTPGGEPQIEGPMWAEEGEKKVVELTGEIFPGLFVAGMAAAAVFGSPRMGPIFGGMLLSGKKVAQQIREVLSQ; this is encoded by the coding sequence ATGCCCATAGACGACATCCAGATTACCGAGCACATCTTCCGCTCTTACTTTGACGACCTGCTGGCAGCGGTCCGGAGCGATGTCCTGATTATCGGGGCCGGCCCTGCCGGCCTGACGGCGGCCCGGTATCTGGCCCGAGACGGCCACCGGGTCGTGGTTCTGGAAAGGAGCCTCGCCGTCGGCGGGGGGATGTGGGGCGGCGGAACGATGTTCAGTCGCGTCGTCGTTCACGGGGAGGCCGCGCGGGACATCCTGACGGAGGCCGGGATACGGGTGGTCCCGCAAGGAGACGGCTACTACGTGGCTGACGCGGTGGAAAGCGTGTCTGGCCTGACCCTCGCGGCGGCCCACGCGGGCGCCAAAATCTTCAACTGCATCGCCGTGGAGGACCTGCTGGTTCGACACAACCGTGTGGAGGGTGTGGTGATCCAGTGGAATCCCGTCCTGCGGGCCGGCCTGCATATGGATCCGGTCACCTTCCAAGCAAGGGCAGTAGTGGACGCCACTGGTCATGGCGCAGAGCTGGTCCGGCTGCTAGAGAAGCGCCGCGTCCCCCTGCCCACGCCCGGAGGCGAGCCTCAGATAGAGGGCCCCATGTGGGCCGAAGAAGGGGAAAAGAAGGTCGTCGAACTGACCGGAGAAATCTTTCCGGGGCTTTTCGTCGCGGGGATGGCCGCCGCGGCCGTCTTCGGATCGCCTCGGATGGGCCCCATCTTCGGGGGGATGCTCCTCTCTGGAAAGAAAGTCGCCCAGCAGATTCGGGAGGTACTGTCCCAGTGA